Part of the Arthrobacter sp. MMS18-M83 genome is shown below.
CCTTGGCGGTAGTACAGAACTGAACTGCCGCCGTCGGGAGCTGATTCCTGGGCGGGGACCTTGACGTACAGGCCGGTGGGCCGCCCCGGGTCAACTTCGACGCCGGCGATGCCTACGCCGTGGCTGCTGAGCTCGTCCAGGATCCGGGTGCCGAATCCGTCCCTGCCAACCCTGCCCACCCAGTGCGAGTCCAGGCCCATGGCAGCCAGGCCCATGGCAACGTTCGATTCGGCGCCGCCGATGCCGCAATGTAGCTCGGTGGCTTGGTGCAGCGGGACGGCGTTCACCGGGGTGAGCATGGCCATCGTTTCGCCCACACATACAGCTGAAAGCATGAAACTCCCGCACTCCCTCTGCCGCTTCTAACGGCACTCGACACCCCCACGTAGAAAGGGATTTCTGTGGCCGGATCGGGCTGCCGGGACCTGCCACGGCCTTGACTCCCAATCCTGCACCATGTTAGACATATCACCAACAGCTTTGCAAACTGCGTTGCAAAATACGCAACGCAGTTGAGGCTTGCGGAAAAGCTTGCGAAAAATGCGCACCGTGAAGGGATCTAACTGGTGAACACTTCCACGTCCGGAGCAGGGATAGAGGCCGGAGCCGGGACAGAGTCTGGGGCAATTGCAACCGACGCCGTGGCCCGTCTGGCAGATGTCCGGCTCGATTGGCGGCACAAAGCAGTGCCCGCCACGGCCAACGGCACCAGCCACCGCGAGTTCCTCGCGGCAGGCCCCACCCTTGCGGACCTCCAGACGCCGTTGCTCACCCTCGACGCCGGGGCACTCCGCGGCAATGCCGATCGCTTGGCCACATGGTGTGCTGAACGCGGCGTGCTGCTGGCTCCGCACGGCAAGACCACCATGGCACCGCAGTTGTGGGCCGAACAGCTCAACCGCGGCGCTTGGGGGATCACCGTGGCGAACTTCGCGCAGCTCCGCGTTGCCCACGAATTCGGCGTGCGGCGGCTACAGTTGGCCAATAGCCTCACCGATCCGCATGCCATCGAATGGGTTGCCGCGACCGCCAGTCCGGATCAGCCGATCCTGTCCTGGGTGGATTCCACCGTCACCGTAGATGTCATCGGACGCACACTGGAAGCGGCCGGAAGCGACGCCGTCCTGGATGTGCTGGTTGAGCTAGGCGGAATCGGCGGACGCACGGGTGCGCGGGGCGTGGAGGCGGCGCTCGACGTCGCCCGGTCCGTGGCCGCTTCACCTCACTTGCGGCTGGTCGGCGTCAGCGGCTACGAAGGATCGCTCGCCCACACGGCCGCCGCCGACAGCCTCGCCGCCGTCCGCGGCTACTTGGGCCAGATGCGGGAGCTCCACAAGAGTCTGCTCAGCGAAAGTCTCTACGGGTCCGACGCCGTCATCCTCACCGCGGGTGGCAGCGCCTACTTCGACGACGTCGTCGACGTACTCTCGCCGTGCGTCAGCGGCGGCACGCAAGACGGTCCCCGCGTGGAACTCATGATCCGCAGCGGCGCGTACATCATCCACGATGACGGCTTCTACCGCGGCATCTCGCCGTTTTCCCGCGACGGCGGCGAACCGTTCAAGGCAGGGATGCACGGCTGGGCGCGAGTCGTATCCCAGCCCGAGCCCGGCCTGGCCATCCTCGACGCCGGCAAACGCGACTTACCCGTGGACGAGGGCCTGCCCCGTCCGCAGCTGATCGGACCCGCCCTCGGCGGTCCGATGCAGCCGCTCGCCGATGCCGAGATCACCGCGGTCAACGATCAGCACTGCTTCATGACGTTCGACGCCGGCACCACCACTGTGCGGCCCGGCGATGTCGTGCGCCTGGGACTTTCGCATCCGTGCACCGCCTTCGACAAGTGGACGCTCATCCCGGTGCTGGCGGACACGGACGGTGACCAAACCGTCGTCGACCTCATCCACACCTTCTTCTAGGACACGTGCCATGAAGACACTCATCAGCAACGCCGTCCTGGTGGACGGAACCGGAGCGGACCGTCGCCTGGCGGACGTCCTGCTGGACGGTGGGGTGATCGCGGTCGTCGCCGACGTCGGATCCCTCACCGCCAGCGGAACAGGCGCCGAGCGGATCATCGACGCCACAGGACTCGTCCTGAGCCCCGGATTCATCGATATGCACGCCCATTCGGACCTGCAGCTACTGGTCAACAAGGACCACTACGCCAAGCTCAGCCAAGGCGTCACCACCGAACTCCTGGGCCAGGACGGGCTGTCCTACGCTCCGGTAGACGACGCCACCCTCGCCGGAGTCCGCGAAAAGATCGCCGGTTGGAACGATAATCCGCAGGATTTCGACTGGAGCTGGCGAACGGTGGGCGAGTACCTTGACCGCCTCGATCGCGCAGACCACAAAGGCCGGATCGCCACCAACACCGCCTACCTCGTGCCGCAAGGAACTGTCCGCGCCCTAGTGATGGGTTTCGCCGAAGGGGACCCGACGCCGGAGCAGCAGGAACGGATGCAGGAGGTTGTCCGCACCGCCATGGAGGAAGGCGCCGTGGGGATGTCCTCCGGGCTGACCTACACGCCCGGCATGTACGCCCGCACCGAGGAGTTGGCAGGACTTTGCCGCACCGTGGGGGAATTGGGCGGGTTCTACGCCCCGCACCACCGTTCCTACGGCAAGGGCGCGCTCGGAGCCTACGCCGAGATGATCGAGCTGAGCCGGACTACCGGCTGCGCACTGCACCTGTCCCACGCCACCATGAACTTCGCCGAAAACAAGGGCCGTGCGGGCGAGCTGCTGGAGCTGATCGACTCAGCCCTCGACGCCGGCGCCGACATCACGCTCGACACCTACCCCTACCTCCCCGGAGCCACCACCCTTTCGGCCATCCTGCCCAGCTGGGCATCCTCCGGCGGCACCGAGGCCACGCTGGCCCGGCTGGCCGACCCCGAAACCAGGGCGAAAATCCGCGAGAGCGTGGAGATCTACGGCTCCGACGGCTGCCATGGAGTGGTTGCGGAGTGGCACACCCTCGAGATCAGCGGCGTCCAGAATCCCGCGCTCGCCGGCCATGTGGGCAAGACGATCGCTGCGATCGCCGAGGAAACGGAACAAGAGCCGTTCAACGTGTTCGTGGGGATCCTCCAGGAAGACCGCCTGGGCACCGGGATCCTGCAGCACGTCGGCCACGAAGAAAACGTGCAGGCCATCATGGTCCACCGGGCCCACACCGGCGGCAGCGACGGTCTTTTGGTTGGGGCGAAGCCGCACCCCCGCGCTTGGGGAACCTTTCCCCGCTACCTGGGCCACTACAGCCGCGACTTGGGCTTGCTGACGCTGGAAGACATGGTCCACCACTTGAGCGGACGCCCCGCCGCGCGGCTCAAGCTCGACCGCCGCGGCCTGATCCGCGAAGGCTACGCGGCCGACGTCGTCCTCTTCGATCCGCAGACCATCCGTGACGAAGCCACTTTTGAAAATCCCCGCCAAGCCGCCACCGGCATCCATTACGTGTTCGTCAACGGGACGGCAGCGATCGACGGCGGGAAGCCCACCGGCGCCCGCGCCGGCCGAGCCCTGCGTCGCAGCCCCGACGGACGCGCCCGAGTAGCTCCAGAAGAAGGTATCGAATCGCATGACTCCTGAAGAATTCGTCCAGCAGCTTGAAGCCGACCGCGCCCTCGCCGTCGTACGGGCGCCGTTCATCCCCGACGCCGCCGAGCTCTGCCGCGCACTGGCCGACGGCGGCATCCGCAGCGTCGAACTGACGTTCACGACGCCGGACGTGCTAAGCCATGTGCGACGGGCGGCGGAGACCGCCGCCCAGCACGGCGCCGCCGTCGGCATCGGCACTGTCATGACGGCCGAGCAGGCTAAGGCAGCCATCGACGCCGGCGCCCAGTTCCTGGTGACGCCCGGCCTTCGTCCGGAGGTGGCCGCAGTGGCCGTGGCGGCCGGTATTCCCTTCAGCTTGGGCGCCATGACGCCCACGGAAGTTGCGCAGGCCCTCGATCTCGGTTCCGCCGCGGTCAAGATCTTCCCGGCCAGGCAGCTCGGCCCGGCCTACTTGAAGGATCTCCAGGGACCGTACCCCGGCATTCGGCTGCTTCCCTCCGGCGGGATCGATGCGTCGAACGCCAAGAGCTATCTCGACGCCGGTGCAGCAGCGGTCTGCTGCGGAACCAGCGTTGTCCCTCCTGCCGCCGTGGCCTCGGGCGAGTGGGCAGACATCTCCGCCAGGGCCTCCGCCTTCACCGCCACCCTGACGTAGGAATCCCCAGAAAGTAACCTCCATGAATGAATTCCTGAACTGGCTGCGGCACGATACAGCCGGCCTGCTACTCCTGGCAGGTGTGGGCATTGCCCTCCTGCTGTTTCTGATTATCAAAGTCAAGGTCGAACCGTTCATCGCCCTGGTGGGTACCAGCGTGCTCGTGGCGCTGGTGGGCGGAGTGAGCATCGACGCCCTTGTCGGCTCGCCCATCAAGAGCGGGGATGCCCTCATTGAGAAAGGCTTCGCCGGGATCCTCGGACACATCACCCTGATCATCGGCCTGGGTACCGTGCTCGGCGCCATCCTGGAACGTTCCGGTGGCGCGGAGGTCCTCCTGGGGAAGCTCGTGAAGCTCTTCGGTGAAAAGGGCACCCCCGTGGCGATGGGTGTCACCGGCTTCGTCCTTGGTATCCCGGTCTTCTTCGACATCGGTATCTTCGTGCTCGCGCCCCTCGTGTACGTCGCGGCCGTGCGAGGCGGGAAGTCCCTCATCTTGTACGCCCTGCCGCTCCTTGCCGGCCTCTCCGTAACCCACGCCTTCCTGCCGCCGCACCCAGGCCCCGTGGCCGCGGCCGG
Proteins encoded:
- a CDS encoding alanine racemase; protein product: MNTSTSGAGIEAGAGTESGAIATDAVARLADVRLDWRHKAVPATANGTSHREFLAAGPTLADLQTPLLTLDAGALRGNADRLATWCAERGVLLAPHGKTTMAPQLWAEQLNRGAWGITVANFAQLRVAHEFGVRRLQLANSLTDPHAIEWVAATASPDQPILSWVDSTVTVDVIGRTLEAAGSDAVLDVLVELGGIGGRTGARGVEAALDVARSVAASPHLRLVGVSGYEGSLAHTAAADSLAAVRGYLGQMRELHKSLLSESLYGSDAVILTAGGSAYFDDVVDVLSPCVSGGTQDGPRVELMIRSGAYIIHDDGFYRGISPFSRDGGEPFKAGMHGWARVVSQPEPGLAILDAGKRDLPVDEGLPRPQLIGPALGGPMQPLADAEITAVNDQHCFMTFDAGTTTVRPGDVVRLGLSHPCTAFDKWTLIPVLADTDGDQTVVDLIHTFF
- a CDS encoding N-acyl-D-amino-acid deacylase family protein, with translation MKTLISNAVLVDGTGADRRLADVLLDGGVIAVVADVGSLTASGTGAERIIDATGLVLSPGFIDMHAHSDLQLLVNKDHYAKLSQGVTTELLGQDGLSYAPVDDATLAGVREKIAGWNDNPQDFDWSWRTVGEYLDRLDRADHKGRIATNTAYLVPQGTVRALVMGFAEGDPTPEQQERMQEVVRTAMEEGAVGMSSGLTYTPGMYARTEELAGLCRTVGELGGFYAPHHRSYGKGALGAYAEMIELSRTTGCALHLSHATMNFAENKGRAGELLELIDSALDAGADITLDTYPYLPGATTLSAILPSWASSGGTEATLARLADPETRAKIRESVEIYGSDGCHGVVAEWHTLEISGVQNPALAGHVGKTIAAIAEETEQEPFNVFVGILQEDRLGTGILQHVGHEENVQAIMVHRAHTGGSDGLLVGAKPHPRAWGTFPRYLGHYSRDLGLLTLEDMVHHLSGRPAARLKLDRRGLIREGYAADVVLFDPQTIRDEATFENPRQAATGIHYVFVNGTAAIDGGKPTGARAGRALRRSPDGRARVAPEEGIESHDS
- a CDS encoding bifunctional 4-hydroxy-2-oxoglutarate aldolase/2-dehydro-3-deoxy-phosphogluconate aldolase, whose protein sequence is MTPEEFVQQLEADRALAVVRAPFIPDAAELCRALADGGIRSVELTFTTPDVLSHVRRAAETAAQHGAAVGIGTVMTAEQAKAAIDAGAQFLVTPGLRPEVAAVAVAAGIPFSLGAMTPTEVAQALDLGSAAVKIFPARQLGPAYLKDLQGPYPGIRLLPSGGIDASNAKSYLDAGAAAVCCGTSVVPPAAVASGEWADISARASAFTATLT